A stretch of Campylobacter volucris DNA encodes these proteins:
- a CDS encoding OPT family oligopeptide transporter has product MYRKNSLPEFTLRGIILGSILTVIFTASNVYLGLKVGLTFSTSIPAVVIAMAVLKFFKDSNILENNMVQTQVSAAGTLSAVIFVIPGLFMCGYWFEFPLWLTFMLCLCGGGLGVLFTIPLRKTMVVESKLAYPEGRAAAEILKVANKDQADKKGKIGLKEIGLGAILASIVSLFSSGFKLIAGGSSFAFMWQKMAFGLSMGYSVALLGAGYLVGIAGGVALLAGMILAWAVFVPYFSVKESFDISLSALDIANQIWAQKVRLIGTGAIAIAALWTLLELAKPVYEGMKNLLKTTSFNTYKDSKDTDLSLKVMLILFALMVFGLFVSFYAFVADSNLSSSHQVLFAFLGTLLAVFIGFFVASACGYMAGLVGSSSSPISGIGIIAIMVSSLIILLIGYKINLFSDPLMAKFAIAFAIFTTSVILAIAAISNDNLQDLKTGYLVGATPWKQQVSLIIGCFFGALAIAPVLNLLYQAYGFVGAMPREDMDAANALAAPQANLMNTIAQGIFNANIDWNYIIIGAFVGIGVIIIDRLLRKKNMSLPPLAVGIGIYLPPVVSTPLFIGGLIAYLTKKRLENKYHNNAHKKEFMQEHEQKGILFASGLIVGESIFGVLIAGLTVFSVSKYGIENPLAITSSFQNSESIGLIVFAMIIFIFIKRVLKK; this is encoded by the coding sequence ATGTATAGGAAAAATTCATTACCAGAGTTTACGCTTAGAGGTATAATTTTAGGAAGTATTTTAACGGTTATTTTTACAGCCTCAAATGTTTATTTGGGGCTTAAGGTAGGTCTTACTTTTTCAACTTCGATTCCTGCTGTTGTGATTGCAATGGCAGTTTTAAAATTCTTTAAAGATTCAAACATTTTAGAAAACAATATGGTTCAAACTCAAGTTTCTGCCGCAGGAACGCTTTCAGCGGTGATTTTTGTTATTCCAGGTCTTTTTATGTGTGGATATTGGTTTGAATTTCCTTTATGGCTGACTTTTATGCTTTGTCTTTGCGGTGGTGGTTTAGGGGTGCTTTTTACCATACCTTTGAGAAAAACTATGGTTGTTGAAAGTAAATTAGCATATCCTGAAGGACGCGCTGCGGCTGAAATTTTAAAGGTTGCTAATAAAGATCAAGCTGATAAAAAAGGAAAAATTGGTTTAAAAGAAATAGGCTTAGGGGCTATTTTAGCATCGATAGTGAGTTTATTTTCAAGTGGATTTAAATTAATTGCAGGTGGGAGTAGTTTTGCTTTTATGTGGCAAAAAATGGCTTTTGGCTTATCTATGGGATATTCTGTAGCTTTATTAGGGGCTGGGTATTTAGTAGGAATAGCTGGTGGAGTAGCTTTGCTTGCAGGGATGATTTTAGCTTGGGCGGTATTTGTCCCTTATTTTTCTGTTAAAGAAAGTTTTGATATAAGCTTAAGCGCTTTAGATATAGCTAATCAAATTTGGGCACAAAAAGTGCGTCTTATAGGTACAGGTGCTATAGCTATAGCAGCTTTATGGACTTTACTTGAACTTGCAAAACCTGTATATGAAGGAATGAAAAATTTACTCAAAACAACATCTTTTAATACTTATAAAGATTCTAAAGATACAGATTTATCTTTAAAGGTGATGTTGATTTTATTTGCATTAATGGTTTTTGGTTTGTTTGTATCTTTTTATGCTTTTGTGGCTGATTCAAATTTGTCTAGCTCTCATCAAGTACTTTTTGCGTTTTTGGGGACTTTGTTGGCTGTTTTTATAGGATTTTTTGTCGCATCAGCTTGTGGTTATATGGCAGGATTGGTTGGATCTTCTTCATCTCCTATATCAGGTATAGGCATTATAGCCATCATGGTTTCTTCTTTGATTATATTATTAATAGGATATAAAATAAATTTATTTAGCGATCCTTTAATGGCTAAATTTGCAATCGCTTTTGCTATTTTTACCACCAGTGTTATTTTAGCGATTGCAGCTATATCTAATGATAATCTACAAGATTTAAAAACAGGTTATTTGGTAGGAGCTACTCCTTGGAAACAACAAGTTTCTTTGATTATAGGATGTTTTTTTGGAGCCTTAGCTATAGCTCCTGTTTTAAATTTGCTTTATCAAGCTTATGGTTTTGTAGGTGCTATGCCAAGAGAGGATATGGATGCAGCAAATGCTTTAGCAGCACCACAAGCAAATTTAATGAATACCATAGCTCAAGGTATTTTCAATGCCAATATAGATTGGAATTATATTATTATAGGAGCTTTTGTAGGAATTGGTGTTATTATCATAGATCGTTTATTAAGAAAGAAAAATATGTCTTTACCTCCTTTGGCTGTTGGTATAGGTATTTATTTACCCCCTGTTGTAAGTACGCCTTTGTTTATAGGTGGCTTGATAGCATATTTAACCAAAAAGCGTCTTGAGAACAAATATCACAACAACGCGCACAAAAAAGAATTCATGCAAGAACATGAGCAAAAAGGCATTTTGTTTGCTTCAGGATTGATAGTAGGAGAAAGTATTTTTGGTGTGCTTATAGCTGGTTTAACGGTATTTTCTGTGAGTAAATATGGTATTGAAAATCCACTTGCGATAACAAGTTCTTTTCAAAATAGTGAAAGCATTGGTTTAATTGTTTTTGCAATGATTATATTTATTTTTATAAAAAGAGTGCTTAAAAAATGA
- a CDS encoding RluA family pseudouridine synthase yields MPYIKIKLSNNGKKAFRVLMDELKISINEAQKIIDKKRLFCNGNLVEEKNKILDGLIELITYENNPKGIDIVYENDDFAVVEKPSGVLTHPNGRNCTYSLCDEIWHLWGEKACVTHRLDKETSGLILIAKNKKSQIEFKTMFEKRLIEKNYIALVNGKTQPFFTVNESMSLEKNYNNIKTRMCIDINGKNAITHFETLEYIEHLNASLILAKPLTGRQHQIRLHLFHVKHKIFGEPLYGLEKKDIEKILDNKLNEKERAKITGAKRLLLHSHSLKFSYNNENYFIKSKKDIKEEFF; encoded by the coding sequence TTGCCTTATATAAAAATTAAACTTTCAAATAATGGAAAAAAAGCTTTTAGAGTGCTTATGGATGAACTAAAAATTTCTATAAATGAAGCTCAAAAAATCATAGATAAAAAAAGACTTTTTTGCAATGGAAATTTAGTAGAAGAAAAAAATAAAATTTTAGATGGATTAATAGAATTGATAACATATGAAAACAACCCCAAAGGCATAGATATAGTATATGAAAATGATGATTTTGCAGTAGTTGAAAAACCAAGCGGAGTTTTAACCCACCCAAATGGAAGAAATTGCACATATAGCCTTTGTGATGAAATTTGGCACTTATGGGGAGAAAAAGCTTGTGTGACTCATAGACTAGATAAAGAAACTAGCGGACTTATACTCATAGCAAAAAATAAAAAATCTCAAATAGAATTTAAAACTATGTTTGAAAAAAGACTTATAGAAAAAAACTATATAGCTTTAGTGAATGGTAAAACACAACCATTTTTTACAGTAAATGAAAGTATGAGTTTAGAAAAAAACTATAACAACATCAAAACTAGAATGTGTATAGACATAAATGGGAAAAATGCTATTACGCATTTTGAAACATTAGAATATATAGAACACTTAAATGCTAGTTTAATTTTAGCAAAACCTTTAACAGGAAGACAACATCAAATTCGCCTTCATTTGTTTCATGTGAAACATAAAATTTTTGGAGAACCTTTATATGGCTTAGAAAAAAAAGATATAGAAAAAATCTTGGATAATAAACTAAATGAAAAAGAAAGGGCGAAAATAACAGGGGCTAAGAGATTGCTTTTGCATTCTCATAGCTTGAAATTTAGTTATAATAATGAAAATTATTTCATAAAATCAAAAAAAGATATAAAAGAAGAATTTTTTTAA
- a CDS encoding aerobic ribonucleoside-diphosphate reductase Ia, B1 protein subunit NrdA: MKVLKRNGRTEELDVSKIKKYTTDAVANLDNVSQSELEVDAKIQFRDGISTEEIQQTLIKTAVDKIDIDRPNWTFVAARLFLYDLYKKVSGYSGYKHLREYFEKGEKEGRILLGLKEKYDLDDLNAYIDPNRDLQFTYLGIKTLYDRYLIKDSKGNPIELPQHMFMAIAMFLAQNELDSQTWAKKFYDLISKFEVMCATPTLSNARTTRHQLSSCYIGSTPDNIEGIFDSYQEMALLSKFGGGIGWDWSKVRAMGGSIDGHKNAAGGIIPFLKITNDIAVAVDQLGTRKGAIAVYIEPWHMDINDFLDLRKNSGEERRRAHELFPALWVNDLFMKRVKENGKWTLFDPADTQDLCDLYGEAFERKYEEYEKDESIAKEIIDAKELWKKILLSYFESGLPFLCFKDSANKTNPNAHSGIIRSSNLCTEIFQNTEPNYYQIKVTYEDGSFENFNEEDEIIIDGGYKKFAKKISTLDSINGKKVYIVEKFKNEGKTAVCNLASINLSKINTKEDIQRVVPTAIRMLDNVIDLNFYPHLKVKNTNLKSRAIGLGVMGEAQMLAQEQIHWGSSEHFERIDRIMEMISYEAILASSNLALEKGKYPDFEGSNWSKGIVPIDVANENAKKLTISDGLFSQSECDWEKLREKLKRDGIRNGYLMAIAPTSSISILVGTTQTIEPVYKRKWFEQNLSGMIPTVVPNLNLDTWQYYTPAYELDQKILVKAAAIRGKWIDQGQSLNIFVSLDKASGGYLNEIYQLAWELGIKSTYYLRSESPDSEKVNVADRSIECEGCQ, from the coding sequence ATGAAGGTATTAAAAAGAAATGGACGCACAGAAGAATTAGATGTGTCAAAGATTAAAAAATATACCACTGATGCGGTAGCAAATTTGGATAATGTTAGTCAAAGTGAGCTTGAAGTTGATGCAAAAATTCAATTTCGCGATGGTATAAGCACTGAAGAAATCCAACAAACTCTTATAAAAACAGCTGTGGATAAAATAGATATAGATAGGCCTAATTGGACTTTTGTTGCTGCAAGATTGTTTTTATACGATCTTTATAAAAAAGTCAGTGGGTATAGTGGGTATAAGCATTTAAGAGAATACTTTGAAAAAGGTGAGAAAGAAGGTAGAATTTTACTTGGTCTAAAAGAAAAGTATGATTTAGATGATTTAAATGCCTATATAGATCCAAACAGAGATTTGCAATTTACTTATCTTGGGATTAAAACTTTATATGATAGATATTTAATTAAAGATTCTAAAGGTAATCCCATAGAGCTTCCACAGCATATGTTTATGGCTATTGCTATGTTTTTAGCGCAAAATGAGTTAGATTCTCAAACTTGGGCTAAGAAATTTTATGATTTAATCTCTAAATTTGAAGTGATGTGTGCAACTCCAACTCTGTCTAATGCTAGAACCACAAGACACCAATTAAGCTCTTGTTATATAGGAAGTACTCCTGATAACATAGAGGGAATTTTTGATTCTTATCAAGAAATGGCACTTTTGTCTAAATTTGGCGGTGGTATAGGCTGGGATTGGTCCAAAGTTCGTGCTATGGGCGGAAGTATAGATGGGCATAAAAATGCAGCTGGTGGGATAATACCATTTTTAAAAATTACTAATGATATAGCAGTAGCAGTAGATCAACTTGGTACTAGAAAAGGTGCGATTGCAGTTTATATAGAGCCTTGGCATATGGATATAAATGACTTTTTAGATTTGCGTAAAAATTCAGGTGAAGAAAGAAGAAGAGCTCATGAACTTTTTCCGGCTTTATGGGTGAATGATTTATTTATGAAGCGTGTAAAAGAAAATGGAAAATGGACTTTATTTGATCCAGCTGATACGCAAGATTTATGTGATTTATATGGTGAGGCTTTTGAGCGAAAGTATGAAGAATACGAAAAAGATGAAAGCATAGCTAAAGAAATAATTGATGCTAAAGAGCTTTGGAAAAAAATACTGCTTAGTTATTTTGAAAGCGGTTTGCCATTTTTGTGTTTTAAAGATAGTGCAAATAAAACAAATCCAAATGCTCATAGTGGGATCATAAGAAGTTCAAATTTATGTACAGAAATTTTTCAAAATACAGAGCCAAATTACTATCAAATAAAAGTTACTTATGAAGATGGTAGTTTTGAAAATTTTAATGAAGAAGATGAAATAATCATCGATGGCGGTTATAAAAAATTTGCTAAGAAAATTTCTACCTTAGATAGCATTAATGGTAAAAAAGTTTATATAGTAGAAAAATTTAAAAACGAAGGTAAAACCGCAGTTTGTAATCTAGCTAGTATAAATTTAAGCAAAATTAATACAAAAGAAGATATCCAAAGAGTTGTTCCAACAGCTATTAGAATGCTTGATAATGTGATTGATTTAAATTTTTATCCTCATTTAAAAGTAAAAAATACCAACTTGAAATCTCGTGCTATAGGGCTTGGTGTAATGGGTGAAGCACAAATGCTAGCACAAGAGCAAATTCATTGGGGTTCTAGTGAGCATTTTGAAAGAATAGATCGCATTATGGAAATGATTAGCTATGAAGCCATTTTGGCTAGTTCTAATTTGGCTTTAGAAAAAGGAAAATATCCTGATTTTGAAGGTTCTAATTGGAGCAAGGGTATAGTTCCTATAGATGTGGCTAATGAAAATGCTAAAAAACTTACAATTAGTGATGGATTGTTTTCTCAAAGCGAGTGTGATTGGGAAAAATTAAGAGAAAAACTAAAAAGAGATGGTATTAGAAATGGTTATTTGATGGCTATAGCACCAACTTCTTCTATATCGATTTTGGTTGGAACTACTCAAACTATAGAGCCTGTGTATAAAAGAAAATGGTTTGAGCAAAATTTAAGTGGTATGATCCCTACTGTGGTTCCAAATTTAAATCTTGATACTTGGCAGTATTATACCCCTGCTTATGAATTAGATCAAAAGATTTTAGTTAAAGCTGCTGCTATACGCGGTAAATGGATAGATCAAGGTCAATCTTTAAATATCTTTGTATCTTTAGATAAGGCAAGCGGTGGATATTTAAATGAAATTTATCAACTCGCATGGGAGCTTGGTATAAAATCAACTTATTATTTAAGAAGTGAAAGTCCAGATAGTGAAAAGGTTAATGTGGCTGATCGTTCTATAGAATGTGAAGGTTGTCAGTGA
- a CDS encoding radical SAM domain-containing protein codes for MINKQDLINNELFQKRYIKANISWYYSYLAGKRGFVRIFRVPYAEFMKKFFLKKYFEKRVRNGKIDIPYLELVLTTKCTLRCESCNNLMQYFSPSNQYTCTLEGLVSSLELLLSKVDSIARVRIIGGEPLMFKDLPKLIEYLDGQKKILTFNLVTNATIDFKDELIDKLKKSKKARKITISDYTKSPNLKIPLKQESIINKLKFHKIPYSMDSSGENATWSDPERIYKRNRNKEEIIKNYLNCQMPCVSLMTSQGLENKSLAPNGAIFVCPISSSLSRLKGLDEFNGDFINLDDDRERILEFYTQNFYKSCDYCRDFSKPNKKIPIAIQTDKVLKLEKD; via the coding sequence AAATAATGAATTATTTCAAAAAAGATATATCAAGGCAAATATATCTTGGTATTATTCTTATTTAGCTGGAAAAAGAGGGTTTGTTAGAATTTTTAGAGTTCCTTATGCTGAATTTATGAAAAAATTCTTTTTGAAAAAATATTTTGAAAAGAGAGTGAGAAATGGCAAAATAGATATACCATATTTAGAATTAGTTTTAACTACAAAATGTACTTTAAGATGCGAATCTTGCAATAATTTAATGCAATATTTTTCTCCATCAAATCAGTATACTTGTACTTTAGAAGGACTTGTTAGTTCTTTAGAGCTTTTATTATCTAAAGTAGATAGCATAGCTAGAGTTAGAATTATAGGTGGAGAACCGCTTATGTTTAAAGATTTACCAAAATTAATAGAATATTTAGATGGTCAAAAAAAGATTTTAACTTTTAATTTGGTAACAAATGCGACCATAGATTTTAAAGATGAATTAATTGATAAATTAAAAAAATCAAAAAAAGCTAGAAAAATAACAATATCTGATTATACTAAATCTCCAAATTTAAAAATTCCATTAAAGCAAGAGAGTATAATTAATAAATTAAAATTTCATAAAATTCCATATTCTATGGATTCTAGTGGAGAAAATGCCACTTGGAGCGATCCAGAACGAATTTACAAGCGCAATAGAAACAAAGAAGAGATAATAAAAAATTATTTAAATTGTCAAATGCCTTGTGTTAGTTTAATGACTTCGCAAGGATTAGAAAATAAATCTTTAGCACCAAATGGAGCTATTTTTGTATGTCCTATTTCTAGTTCTTTATCAAGACTTAAAGGTTTAGATGAATTTAACGGAGATTTTATAAATTTAGACGATGATAGAGAAAGAATTTTAGAATTTTATACACAAAATTTTTATAAATCTTGTGATTATTGTAGAGATTTTAGCAAGCCAAATAAAAAAATTCCAATAGCAATACAAACAGATAAAGTTTTGAAATTAGAAAAAGATTAA
- the purB gene encoding adenylosuccinate lyase: protein MVERYSREAMAKKWDIQAKYDAWLKVELAAVKAWNKLGLINDEDCEKILKNAKFDIARINEIEKTTKHDVIAFLTNISENLGDESRFVHYAMTSSDCIDTAVALQIKESLELILQDLDELLKVIKTRAYEHKNTLMVGRSHGIHGEPITFGLVMAIWYDSLIHAKDLIIHAKEVISHGKISGAMGNFAHAPLEFEEEVCKNLGLKPALVSNQIIQRDRYAQVISALAILASSCEQIAVAIRHFQRTEVYEAEEYFSSGQKGSSAMPHKRNPVLSENITGLCRIIRSYVTPALENVALWHERDISHSSVERFILPDAFVTTDFMLSRLCGVIEKLLVYPENMMKNLNLTGGLVFSQRVLLELPLKGISREDAYKIVQKNAMKVWQDLQNGKSALNEKGESLFLIALLNDEDLKKSLNEADIRECFNYDYYTKNVDKIFNRTFQ, encoded by the coding sequence ATGGTCGAAAGATATAGCAGGGAAGCTATGGCTAAAAAATGGGATATTCAAGCAAAATACGATGCTTGGTTAAAAGTAGAATTAGCCGCAGTAAAAGCTTGGAATAAACTTGGGCTTATTAATGATGAAGATTGTGAAAAAATCCTAAAAAACGCAAAATTTGACATAGCAAGAATTAACGAGATAGAAAAAACCACCAAGCACGATGTTATAGCTTTTTTAACTAATATCAGTGAAAATTTAGGGGATGAAAGTCGTTTTGTGCATTATGCGATGACAAGTTCAGATTGTATCGATACAGCTGTGGCTTTGCAGATTAAAGAAAGTTTAGAATTAATACTACAAGATTTGGATGAGCTTTTAAAAGTTATTAAAACTAGAGCTTATGAGCATAAAAATACTCTTATGGTTGGAAGAAGCCATGGAATTCATGGAGAGCCTATAACTTTTGGTTTGGTAATGGCTATTTGGTATGATTCTTTGATACATGCTAAGGATTTAATCATCCACGCTAAAGAAGTTATCAGCCATGGTAAAATTAGCGGGGCTATGGGAAATTTTGCTCACGCGCCGCTTGAATTTGAAGAAGAAGTTTGCAAAAATTTAGGTCTTAAACCCGCTTTAGTTTCTAATCAAATCATACAAAGAGACAGATATGCCCAAGTGATTTCAGCATTAGCCATATTAGCTTCAAGTTGTGAACAAATTGCTGTAGCGATTCGCCATTTTCAAAGGACTGAAGTTTATGAAGCCGAAGAATATTTTTCAAGCGGACAAAAAGGAAGCTCTGCTATGCCGCATAAGAGAAATCCAGTTTTAAGTGAAAATATAACAGGACTTTGTAGGATTATAAGATCTTATGTAACTCCAGCTTTGGAAAATGTAGCTTTATGGCATGAAAGAGATATATCTCATTCTAGTGTTGAAAGATTTATCTTGCCAGACGCTTTTGTAACTACTGATTTTATGTTATCAAGACTTTGCGGAGTGATAGAAAAATTACTTGTATATCCAGAAAATATGATGAAAAATTTAAATTTAACAGGGGGCCTTGTATTTTCTCAAAGAGTATTGCTTGAGTTACCATTAAAGGGTATTAGCAGGGAAGATGCTTATAAAATAGTTCAAAAAAACGCAATGAAAGTTTGGCAAGATTTGCAAAATGGTAAGTCAGCTTTAAACGAAAAAGGCGAGAGTTTGTTTTTGATAGCGCTATTAAACGATGAGGATCTTAAAAAATCTTTAAACGAAGCAGATATAAGAGAATGCTTTAATTATGATTATTACACAAAAAATGTGGATAAAATTTTTAATAGAACATTTCAATAA
- a CDS encoding undecaprenyl-diphosphate phosphatase codes for MEYYYALILGIIEGLTEFLPVSSTGHMILGAELLRLQINDFWRSFFIIIQLGSILAVIFIFKDRLVQKIDIWLKLFVGFLPAGGVGFIMYKFLKELFNGYTVATMLIIGGIIFIIIELKHRKKDYAIHSLDEVSYKQAFLIGLTQALAIIPGTSRSGASIIGGLLLGLDRKIASEFSFLLAIPTMIAATSYSIYKEPEILSNMNNFIPLSIGFITAFITAFIVIKIFLKLISKINFIPFGTYRIILGLIFLWLFANGILDTSKTSI; via the coding sequence ATAGAATATTATTATGCTTTAATCCTAGGAATCATAGAAGGTTTGACTGAATTTTTACCTGTTTCTTCTACAGGTCATATGATCTTAGGAGCAGAACTTTTGCGTTTGCAAATTAATGATTTTTGGCGTAGTTTTTTCATTATAATCCAGCTTGGATCCATCCTAGCTGTGATTTTTATATTTAAAGATAGACTGGTTCAAAAAATAGACATATGGCTTAAATTATTTGTGGGTTTTTTACCAGCAGGTGGTGTGGGCTTTATAATGTATAAATTTTTAAAAGAATTATTTAATGGCTATACGGTAGCTACTATGCTTATTATAGGGGGTATTATATTTATCATTATAGAGCTTAAACATAGAAAAAAAGATTATGCTATACATTCTTTAGATGAGGTGAGCTATAAGCAAGCTTTTTTAATAGGCTTAACTCAAGCTTTAGCTATCATACCAGGGACTTCAAGAAGTGGTGCTAGTATTATTGGGGGGTTATTGTTAGGACTTGATCGCAAAATTGCTTCTGAATTTTCATTTTTACTTGCGATTCCTACTATGATAGCTGCAACTTCTTATAGTATTTATAAAGAGCCAGAAATTTTAAGCAATATGAATAATTTCATACCTTTATCAATAGGTTTTATAACAGCATTTATAACAGCATTTATAGTGATTAAAATTTTTTTAAAGCTTATTAGTAAGATAAATTTTATACCATTTGGAACTTATAGGATAATTTTAGGTTTAATCTTTTTATGGCTTTTTGCAAATGGAATTTTAGATACAAGTAAAACTAGTATTTAA
- the infC gene encoding translation initiation factor IF-3, which produces MSKEKEVLLNDEIEADEIRCIGDDGKVYGIISSDEALDIANRLGLDLVMIAPDAKPPVCKIMDYGKFRYQQEKKQKEAKKKQKVIDVKEIKLSVKIAQNDINYKVKHASEFLEQGKHVKFRVFLKGREMGTPEAAIALLEKIWQMVEEIADRDKEPLLEGRYVNMLVTPKKKK; this is translated from the coding sequence TTGAGTAAAGAAAAAGAAGTTTTGCTAAATGATGAAATCGAAGCAGATGAGATTAGATGTATAGGTGATGATGGCAAAGTTTATGGCATTATTAGTTCAGATGAAGCTTTAGATATAGCAAATAGACTAGGACTTGATTTGGTGATGATAGCTCCTGATGCAAAACCACCAGTATGCAAAATAATGGACTATGGAAAATTTCGCTATCAGCAAGAGAAAAAACAAAAAGAAGCTAAGAAAAAACAAAAAGTTATTGATGTAAAAGAAATTAAACTTTCTGTAAAAATTGCTCAAAATGATATAAATTATAAAGTAAAACACGCTAGCGAATTTTTAGAACAAGGTAAGCATGTTAAATTTAGAGTTTTTCTAAAAGGTCGTGAGATGGGTACTCCAGAAGCAGCCATAGCTTTGCTTGAAAAAATTTGGCAAATGGTAGAAGAGATAGCAGATAGAGACAAAGAACCTTTACTCGAAGGTCGTTATGTAAATATGTTAGTAACTCCTAAAAAGAAAAAGTAA
- the thrS gene encoding threonine--tRNA ligase, which produces MTKDIIAYIDNGALIDTQSCKDNANLTPIFFDNSKDSLEVIRHSCAHLMAQAIKSLYPEAKFFVGPVIEDGFYYDFRVNSKISEEDLAKIEKKMKELAQLKLDITKYELSKQEVKEKFIDDDLKQEVLLRIPDGKVSVYKQGDFEDLCRGPHVPNTTYLRFFKLTRVAGAYLGGDEKREMLTRIYGVAFADKESLNEYLKIIEEAKKRDHRKLGNEMKLFAFDDEIGGGLPIWLSNGAKLRSKLEHLLYKAHRLRGYEPVRGPELLKADAWKISGHYANYKENMYFTQIDEQEYGIKPMNCVGHIKVYQNDVRSYRDLPLKFFEYGVVHRHEKSGVLHGLFRVREFTQDDAHIFCMPSQIKEQVLEILSFVDTLMKAFEFDYEMEISTRPSKAIGDDEIWNIATNALKEALNEQGLKYGIDEGGGAFYGPKIDIKITDALKRKWQCGTIQVDFNLPNRFELEYTDANNEKKQPVMLHRAILGSFERFIGILIEHCGGELPFFIAPTQVAIVPISQNHHEYAKKIATQLLELGIDSEIYAKNESLNKKIRLAEKAHVPMILVLGDEEVANESVALRDRRAKEQKTLTLDEFITLTKEKLSEVRF; this is translated from the coding sequence ATGACAAAAGATATTATCGCATATATAGATAATGGTGCTTTGATAGATACTCAAAGCTGTAAAGATAATGCAAATTTAACTCCGATTTTTTTTGATAATTCTAAAGATAGCTTAGAAGTCATTCGTCATTCTTGTGCGCATTTGATGGCGCAAGCTATTAAAAGCTTATATCCAGAAGCTAAATTTTTTGTTGGTCCTGTTATAGAAGATGGATTTTATTATGATTTTAGAGTAAATAGTAAAATTTCTGAAGAAGATCTAGCTAAGATAGAAAAGAAAATGAAAGAACTAGCTCAATTAAAGCTAGATATAACCAAGTATGAACTTTCAAAACAAGAAGTTAAAGAAAAATTTATAGATGATGATTTAAAACAAGAAGTTTTATTAAGAATTCCAGATGGTAAGGTAAGTGTTTATAAACAAGGCGATTTTGAGGATTTATGTAGAGGTCCTCATGTGCCTAATACAACATATTTGAGATTTTTTAAATTAACACGAGTTGCTGGAGCATATTTAGGTGGCGATGAAAAAAGAGAAATGCTTACTAGAATTTATGGCGTGGCATTTGCTGATAAAGAAAGTTTAAATGAATATTTAAAAATCATAGAAGAAGCAAAAAAAAGAGATCATAGAAAGCTTGGCAATGAAATGAAACTTTTTGCTTTTGATGATGAAATAGGAGGCGGTCTTCCTATATGGCTTAGCAATGGTGCGAAATTAAGAAGTAAATTAGAGCATTTATTATACAAAGCACATAGATTAAGAGGGTATGAGCCAGTTAGAGGCCCAGAACTTTTAAAAGCTGATGCTTGGAAAATAAGCGGACATTATGCAAATTATAAAGAAAATATGTATTTTACTCAAATTGATGAGCAAGAATATGGCATAAAACCTATGAATTGTGTGGGACATATCAAAGTTTATCAAAATGATGTGAGATCTTATAGAGATTTACCTTTGAAATTTTTTGAATACGGTGTGGTTCATAGACATGAAAAAAGCGGTGTTTTGCATGGGCTTTTTAGGGTTAGAGAATTCACTCAAGATGATGCGCATATTTTTTGTATGCCAAGTCAAATCAAAGAACAAGTTTTAGAAATTTTAAGTTTTGTTGATACCTTAATGAAAGCTTTTGAATTTGATTATGAAATGGAAATTTCTACTAGACCAAGCAAAGCAATTGGTGATGATGAAATTTGGAACATAGCTACCAATGCTTTAAAAGAAGCTTTAAATGAGCAGGGTTTAAAATATGGCATAGATGAAGGCGGTGGAGCTTTTTATGGTCCAAAAATAGATATAAAAATAACAGATGCACTAAAAAGAAAATGGCAATGTGGAACCATACAAGTAGATTTTAATCTACCAAATCGTTTTGAACTTGAATATACTGATGCAAATAATGAAAAAAAGCAACCTGTAATGCTCCATCGTGCGATTTTAGGTTCTTTTGAAAGATTTATAGGAATTTTAATAGAACATTGCGGTGGCGAGTTGCCATTTTTTATCGCACCAACTCAAGTGGCTATAGTGCCAATTTCACAAAATCATCATGAATATGCAAAAAAAATCGCCACACAGCTTTTAGAGCTTGGTATTGATAGTGAAATTTATGCTAAAAATGAAAGTTTAAATAAAAAAATTCGCCTAGCTGAAAAAGCACATGTTCCTATGATACTTGTATTAGGTGATGAAGAAGTAGCAAATGAAAGTGTTGCATTAAGAGATAGAAGAGCAAAAGAACAAAAAACATTGACTTTAGATGAATTTATAACCCTAACAAAGGAGAAATTAAGTGAGGTACGCTTTTGA